The following DNA comes from Triticum aestivum cultivar Chinese Spring unplaced genomic scaffold, IWGSC CS RefSeq v2.1 scaffold19724, whole genome shotgun sequence.
TTTCAAAAACTCAAAATTCAAAATTGCTAAAACATATTAAATATTGCCCTTGTTTCAAAGAAATCATCCACGGATTTATCCTCTACTTATTTTAAAATATATGGTTGTTTGAAGTTTAAGAATGAAAATAAATTACATGTACTAGTGTGCAGGAGAGAGAACTAGTAGTTGGGAGAGAGGAATGGAGTGCATCCACCTAGCATAGTAcgccctccgtctcataatataagagcgttgtcaaaaacgctcttatattatgggacggagggagtactttgcagTAGCATTTGTTGCCAGATGACTTTAAAAGTTTAAATACTCAAGGCATTGGTGCACGAATCTCTAACAAAGATGGAAGGCTCTCCCATGCATGGTAGAATCACTTTTCTCATAAATTAGCATATGACAAGCAAAACATTTACTAGTCATTAATCAGCAAACATGAACTGAAAACTTCAAATGGTGTAAACGATCAAAGTATGCAGCATACACGAGGTTTCCACCAATAAGTAGTAGTTCTCCACCGGGAAATATAAGCCTGGAATCATCAGATTTTACGACTAAAGAACGTTGAGCAAGTAAGGGTGCTATGGCATATGTAGAGTTGCCACAATCGCCGGCATCTGCAATGATGTCAAATGAAAGTTCGTCTTTTCCATCAAGATGATCGTATAAAAGGTCGCCGCTCTTAGATTCGTCTGGACCTTTGTTCATAGCAGCCTGGTTGGGTTAGAAAAGAAATATCAATGTTTTAACAGAACAATAGGCTCAACCAGTGAAAGCAATTTAGAGCACAAGACTGAAATTCTAGGAAGAAGGGTATTCTGAGACAAGGAAAGACTGCAAGGAAGCAAAAAACTAGACCAAAATGAGGAATCAAGCCTTTAAATCACAGGCATGTACCTGCATCATACGCATGTCAAATCGACCAACAAAAAGTGTGACTGATATCATGAGGTTGAAAACAGTTTTAAGCAAATCTGTTGAGGTCCTGCAGAATATATCGACAAATAGTCAGCCATTTTTACAAGATCAAGTGGATAATAAGAGCTTAAAATCAAGAACATACGCAGAATACTGACGAACCGTGTCCTCAAAATCAGATTTCAACAGTTTCTTCAGATTCTCATACTCCGAAATTGGTAAAGGATGAGTTAGAGCCCATCTGTACAACAATTCAAGGAAACAAGGAGAATGAATGAGTCAGTTATATTGGGCATCTTTTTCTGGCCTATTTTCTTATCTGCTAGACAAATATGTGAAAAAAGACAAACAAAGTGGTCATCATCATGTCCAACTCTTCAGTACCCTAGTAATAATGACCTGAGGATATCTTACTCAGTCGCACCATGTTATTCACTAAAGCATATTCATGTGACATATAGGTAATAAACTTAATGCAACACCTTTTAGATTTTTCCCAAGGCTCGCCAACAACCattggcacattattaaggggccATGGATGTTGAAAACCATATTATAGTTCTGCTTAGATGAAACCATGACGAACATATTGCATTTCCTT
Coding sequences within:
- the LOC123177207 gene encoding uncharacterized protein isoform X2, producing the protein MTRFAHPASNGSEHSNIISPVYSFWAIFIGLCMANYVVEWSTGWALTHPLPISEYENLKKLLKSDFEDTVRQYSATSTDLLKTVFNLMISVTLFVGRFDMRMMQVHACDLKA
- the LOC123177207 gene encoding uncharacterized protein isoform X1, which translates into the protein MTRFAHPASNGSEHSNIISPVYSFWAIFIGLCMANYVVEWSTGWALTHPLPISEYENLKKLLKSDFEDTVRQYSATSTDLLKTVFNLMISVTLFVGRFDMRMMQAAMNKGPDESKSGDLLYDHLDGKDELSFDIIADAGDCGNSTYAIAPLLAQRSLVVKSDDSRLIFPGGELLLIGGNLVYAAYFDRLHHLKFSVHVC